Sequence from the Paenibacillus tundrae genome:
AGCGCAATAGCTAGCTTGTTCATCAACGGGAGCTTTCGTTCTTGGAACGGAGTTTCTCGTTGTTCCGCTTTTCATAAAAGCTGTAGTGTGTGGTTCTTATGTAAATTCTAAATGTACAGCAAAAAAGCCGCTCCGTGAGCGACTTCGAATGAATCTATGATTTCAATCTGAATATGGCTACCAGTGGTTAAGCGAGTGTATAATTTTATTTTTTCAACTTTTCCGGGTTCTTCACTTTAATGGATACAACCTCACCGCAATCAAGACAGATGGTGTACACTCGCTCCGAACCAAGCGACATCTTTTGATTCACTGGGCGCAGATTAATGAAATCCATCGCTTCAACGAACGAAGTTCCTCCACAATCTTTACATGTTCTCTCCGATGCTTGCATTGAATTATTCCCCTTTCTGTCATCACTCATCCTTCATTTACATTTTACTGGAACAACTAGCTTCGATCAAATGGTTCGATAGCGATTTAGAATTCGGTTGGCCTCTTCTTGTATTCGTTCACACAAAGACTGAGGTTCAATCACCTCAACGTCGCCCCCCCAGCCTAAGATATAGGGTACCAACTCTTCTGGATCGTGGACAAGATAAGTTACCAGAAGACTATCGTCCTTTTTCTCAATAGCCTCGATATAAAAGTGACCCGTCTCCGCGATTTTGTCAGCTATTTCAACATTCGCTCTAACCGTTATTCGTTGATTTCTCTTATTGTGCGGACGATAGTTACTAAGATGAAATTCCGGCGGCATAACATAATGTGATTCCAACACAACCAGTTCTGTCATTCGTGACAAACGAAAGTGTCGAATATCCTTACGGGTCTCACAATGTCCGATCAACGTCCAATTTCCTTGAACGAGTGTCAAACCGTAAGGATCAACCTCTCGTATGCTCTTACGAGTTCCATCAGAATCAGCAATTTTTTTCAGATAGGTCATACGTATTTTTCGTCTTTCCAAAATAGCTTGACGCACCTGACTTAAATAACTCTTCACCTTATCATCAATCTGCGGTTCACCCGCATGAATCACTCTCATCGTTTCACGAATACGAGTCGACTCATCACGTACCCCTTCTGGCAAAACGGCTTCAATCT
This genomic interval carries:
- a CDS encoding helix-turn-helix transcriptional regulator, with protein sequence MNKTERQLAITLELQRNNKMLRAEDLAAQFETSIRTIYRDMQALSEVGVPIFGAPGQGYALMDGYFLPPVTFTAEEAVTLLLGTDFISQRLDNKYSDVVEQVQRKIEAVLPEGVRDESTRIRETMRVIHAGEPQIDDKVKSYLSQVRQAILERRKIRMTYLKKIADSDGTRKSIREVDPYGLTLVQGNWTLIGHCETRKDIRHFRLSRMTELVVLESHYVMPPEFHLSNYRPHNKRNQRITVRANVEIADKIAETGHFYIEAIEKKDDSLLVTYLVHDPEELVPYILGWGGDVEVIEPQSLCERIQEEANRILNRYRTI